One window of Marmota flaviventris isolate mMarFla1 chromosome 5, mMarFla1.hap1, whole genome shotgun sequence genomic DNA carries:
- the LOC114107602 gene encoding olfactory receptor 2Y1-like, with the protein MGGFNASFGEGFILVGFSDWPQLEVILFVFISIFYSLTLIGNTTIIALSRLDPRLHTPMYFFLCHLSFLDLCYTTSTVPQLLINLSRLDQTITYGGCVAQLFIVLALGSIESMLLVVMAFDRYAAVCRPLHYTAIMHPLLCLTLAIAAWMGGLMNSLIQTSLMMAMPLCGLHYLNHFFCEMPVFLKLACEDTEGTEAKMFVARAIILVFPAALIVGSYAHIAQAVLRIKSMAGRRKAFGTCGSHLLVVSLFYGSTIYTYLQPTGSYSESEGKFVALFYTIITPMLNPLIYTLRNKDVKGALKKIAGRGRNSG; encoded by the coding sequence ATGGGAGGTTTCAATGCCAGTTTTGGAGAGGGCTTCATTTTGGTGGGCTTCTCAGATTGGCCTCAACTGGAAgtcatcctttttgtttttatttcaattttctactCCCTAACTCTCATTGGCAACACCACCATCATTGCTCTCTCGCGACTGGACCCTCGACTGCacacgcccatgtacttcttcctctgccACCTCTCCTTCCTGGACCTCTGCTATACCACCAGCACTGTGCCCCAGCTGCTGATCAATCTCTCCAGACTTGACCAGACCATCACCTATGGAGGGTGTGTGGCCCAGCTCTTCATTGTCCTCGCCCTGGGTTCCATTGAGAGTATGCTGTTGGTGGTGATGGCCTTTGACCGCTATGCTGCTGTGTGTCGTCCACTCCACTACACAGCCATCATGCACCCACTTCTCTGCCTGACTCTAGCTATTGCTGCCTGGATGGGAGGCCTCATGAACTCTCTGATTCAGACAAGCCTCATGATGGCCATGCCTCTCTGTGGCCTCCATTACCTGAACCACTTTTTCTGTGAGATGCCTGTATTTTTGAAGCTGGCTTGTGAGGACACAGAAGGCACAGAGGCCAAGATGTTTGTGGCCCGCGCCATAATCTTGGTCTTTCCTGCAGCACTGATTGTTGGCTCCTATGCACACATTGCTCAggcagtactgaggatcaagTCAATGGCTGGGCGCAGAAAGGCTTTTGGGACATGTGGGTCTCACCTCCTGGTGGTTTCTCTTTTTTATGGGTCAACCATTTACACATACCTCCAACCCACAGGCAGTTACTCTGAGAGTGAAGGAAAGTTTGTTGCCCTTTTTTATACTATAATTACCCCCATGCTCAATCCTTTGATCTATACCCTAAGAAACAAGGATGTGAAGGGGGCTCTGAAAAAGATAGCAGGAAGAGGCAGAAACTCAGGGTAG